In one window of Brassica rapa cultivar Chiifu-401-42 chromosome A07, CAAS_Brap_v3.01, whole genome shotgun sequence DNA:
- the LOC103831022 gene encoding E3 ubiquitin-protein ligase ORTHRUS 2 isoform X1, which translates to MAQLPCDNDGACLRCKAKPPQEETLTCGTCGTPWHAACLSSPPETLASTLQWHCPDCSGEIDPLLPVSGVESGGGSDLVAAIRAIEADESLTDADKAKKRQELLSGKSADDEDDEEEEDAKKSAGGLDVDLLKALGENLNCSFCIQLPERPVTTPCGHNFCLKCFEKWIGQGKRTCAKCRSPIPPKMASNPRINSSLVSAIRLARVSKSAGAGTGKVFHFISNQDRPDKAFTTERAKKTGKANAASGRIYVTIPPDHFGPIPAENDPVRNQGVLVGESWEDRLECRQWGAHFPHVAGIAGQSNYGAQSVALSGGYEDDEDHGEWFLYTGSGGRDLSGNKRTNKDQSFDQKFEKSNEALRVSCKMGYPVRVVRSHKEKRSAYAPEAGVRYDGVYRIEKCWRKVGIQGSFKVCRYLFVRCDNEPAPWTSDEHGDRPRPLPNIPELKMATELFERKESPSWNFDEGEACWKWMKPPPASLKAVNVLDPEERKTMKRAIKAAHSNSVREKLLKEFSCKICRQVMTLPVTTPCAHNFCKACLEDKFAGQTLVRERSRGGRTLRAQKNVMNCPCCPTDISDFLQNPQVNREVMEVIEKLKNKEEDKAESEEVEDASMEEKAESESEENCETTDPEEETPVVTEEAEQPRKRAKLDIDTVVPATMLESGMK; encoded by the exons ATGGCCCAGCTTCCTTGCGACAACGACGGGGCGTGCCTACGATGCAAGGCCAAGCCTCCCCAGGAAGAAACCCTCACGTGCGGCACGTGCGGCACTCCCTGGCACGCGGCGTGCCTCTCCTCCCCTCCCGAAACCCTAGCTTCCACTCTACAGTGGCACTGCCCCGACTGCTCCGGCGAAATCGACCCTCTCCTCCCCGTTTCCGGAGTCGAATCCGGCGGCGGATCGGACCTGGTAGCGGCGATTCGCGCGATCGAGGCCGACGAGTCTCTGACGGACGCGGATAAGGCTAAGAAGAGGCAGGAGCTGCTCAGCGGCAAATCCGCCGACGAtgaggatgatgaagaagaagaagacgcgAAGAAGAGCGCGGGTGGGCTCGATGTTGATCTCTTGAAGGCGCTCGGTGAAAACTTGAACTGTTCGTTCTGTATTCAGCTGCCTGAGAGGCCCGTCACG aCACCATGCGGGCACAACTTCTGTTTGAAGTGTTTTGAGAAGTGGATTGGTCAAGGGAAGCGAACCTGTGCTAAATGCCGTAGCCCAATCCCTCCTAAAATGGCAAGCAATCCTAGGATTAACTCCTCCCTCGTGTCTGCCATTCGTCTGGCCAGGGTTTCCAAGAGTGCTGGTGCGGGTACTGGgaaagtttttcattttataagtAACCAAGACCGACCAGATAAGGCATTTACAACCGAGCGTGCCAAGAAAACCGGGAAGGCAAATGCTGCCAGTGGCAGGATCTACGTGACGATACCGCCTGATCACTTTGGTCCTATTCCTGCTGAAAATGATCCTGTCAGAAATCAAGGTGTCTTAGTTGGAGAAAGCTGGGAGGATAGGTTGGAATGTAGGCAGTGGGGAGCTCATTTCCCGCACGTTGCTGGCATTGCTGGACAGTCCAATTATGGAGCTCAATCCGTGGCACTCTCTGGAGGTTACGAGGACGATGAGGATCATGGAGAATGGTTTTTGTACACAGGAAG TGGAGGAAGAGACCTTAGCGGCAACAAAAGGACTAACAAGGATCAATCCTTTGATCAGAAGTTTGAAAAGTCAAACGAAGCTTTAAGAGTTAGTTGCAAAATGGGCTATCCCGTTCGAGTTGTCAG GTCTCACAAGGAGAAGCGTTCTGCATATGCCCCTGAGGCAGGAGTGAGATATGATGGGGTTTACAGGATTGAGAAGTGCTGGAGAAAAGTTGGAATACAG GGTTCTTTCAAGGTCTGTCGTTACCTATTTGTTAGGTGTGACAATGAGCCTGCTCCATGGACCAG TGATGAGCATGGGGATCGTCCAAGACCTTTGCCTAACATTCCAGAGCTTAAGATGGCAACAGAGCTCTTTGAGAGAAAGGAAAGTCCATCATGGAATTTTGAT GAAGGTGAGGCTTGTTGGAAATGGATGAAGCCTCCACCTGCTAGTTTAAAGGCAGTTAATGTTTTGGATCCTGAGGAGAGGAAGACTATGAAGAGAGCCATAAAGGCGGCACATTCAAATTCCGTGAGAGAAAAACTTCTGAAAG AGTTTAGCTGCAAGATCTGCCGTCAAGTAATGACTCTTCCTGTGACAACACCTTGTGCTCATAACTTCTGCAAGGCTTGCTTAGAAGATAAGTTTGCTGGGCAAACTCTAGTGAGAGAAAGAAGCAGAGGTGGGCGGACACTTCGTGCACAGAAGAACGTCATGAACTGCCCATGTTGCCCCACTGACATCTCTGACTTTCTCCAGAACCCTCAG GTTAACAGAGAAGTAATGGAGGTGATAGAGAAGCTGAAGAACAAGGAAGAGGACAAGGCAGAGTCTGAAGAAGTTGAAGACGCAAGTATGGAAGAAAAAGCTGAGTCAGAGTCTGAGGAAAACTGTGAGACTACCGACCCTGAAGAAGAAACTCCAGTAGTGACTGAAGAAGCCGAACAACCGAGGAAGAGGGCCAAGCTTGACATTGACACAGTAGTTCCTGCGACTATGCTGGAATCTGGCATGAAGTAG
- the LOC103831022 gene encoding E3 ubiquitin-protein ligase ORTHRUS 2 isoform X2 produces MAQLPCDNDGACLRCKAKPPQEETLTCGTCGTPWHAACLSSPPETLASTLQWHCPDCSGEIDPLLPVSGVESGGGSDLVAAIRAIEADESLTDADKAKKRQELLSGKSADDEDDEEEEDAKKSAGGLDVDLLKALGENLNCSFCIQLPERPVTTPCGHNFCLKCFEKWIGQGKRTCAKCRSPIPPKMASNPRINSSLVSAIRLARVSKSAGAGTGKVFHFISNQDRPDKAFTTERAKKTGKANAASGRIYVTIPPDHFGPIPAENDPVRNQGVLVGESWEDRLECRQWGAHFPHVAGIAGQSNYGAQSVALSGGYEDDEDHGEWFLYTGSGGRDLSGNKRTNKDQSFDQKFEKSNEALRVSCKMGYPVRVVRSHKEKRSAYAPEAGVRYDGVYRIEKCWRKVGIQGSFKVCRYLFVRCDNEPAPWTSDEHGDRPRPLPNIPELKMATELFERKESPSWNFDISNFITY; encoded by the exons ATGGCCCAGCTTCCTTGCGACAACGACGGGGCGTGCCTACGATGCAAGGCCAAGCCTCCCCAGGAAGAAACCCTCACGTGCGGCACGTGCGGCACTCCCTGGCACGCGGCGTGCCTCTCCTCCCCTCCCGAAACCCTAGCTTCCACTCTACAGTGGCACTGCCCCGACTGCTCCGGCGAAATCGACCCTCTCCTCCCCGTTTCCGGAGTCGAATCCGGCGGCGGATCGGACCTGGTAGCGGCGATTCGCGCGATCGAGGCCGACGAGTCTCTGACGGACGCGGATAAGGCTAAGAAGAGGCAGGAGCTGCTCAGCGGCAAATCCGCCGACGAtgaggatgatgaagaagaagaagacgcgAAGAAGAGCGCGGGTGGGCTCGATGTTGATCTCTTGAAGGCGCTCGGTGAAAACTTGAACTGTTCGTTCTGTATTCAGCTGCCTGAGAGGCCCGTCACG aCACCATGCGGGCACAACTTCTGTTTGAAGTGTTTTGAGAAGTGGATTGGTCAAGGGAAGCGAACCTGTGCTAAATGCCGTAGCCCAATCCCTCCTAAAATGGCAAGCAATCCTAGGATTAACTCCTCCCTCGTGTCTGCCATTCGTCTGGCCAGGGTTTCCAAGAGTGCTGGTGCGGGTACTGGgaaagtttttcattttataagtAACCAAGACCGACCAGATAAGGCATTTACAACCGAGCGTGCCAAGAAAACCGGGAAGGCAAATGCTGCCAGTGGCAGGATCTACGTGACGATACCGCCTGATCACTTTGGTCCTATTCCTGCTGAAAATGATCCTGTCAGAAATCAAGGTGTCTTAGTTGGAGAAAGCTGGGAGGATAGGTTGGAATGTAGGCAGTGGGGAGCTCATTTCCCGCACGTTGCTGGCATTGCTGGACAGTCCAATTATGGAGCTCAATCCGTGGCACTCTCTGGAGGTTACGAGGACGATGAGGATCATGGAGAATGGTTTTTGTACACAGGAAG TGGAGGAAGAGACCTTAGCGGCAACAAAAGGACTAACAAGGATCAATCCTTTGATCAGAAGTTTGAAAAGTCAAACGAAGCTTTAAGAGTTAGTTGCAAAATGGGCTATCCCGTTCGAGTTGTCAG GTCTCACAAGGAGAAGCGTTCTGCATATGCCCCTGAGGCAGGAGTGAGATATGATGGGGTTTACAGGATTGAGAAGTGCTGGAGAAAAGTTGGAATACAG GGTTCTTTCAAGGTCTGTCGTTACCTATTTGTTAGGTGTGACAATGAGCCTGCTCCATGGACCAG TGATGAGCATGGGGATCGTCCAAGACCTTTGCCTAACATTCCAGAGCTTAAGATGGCAACAGAGCTCTTTGAGAGAAAGGAAAGTCCATCATGGAATTTTGAT atttcaaattttattacCTACTGA